The following proteins come from a genomic window of Argonema galeatum A003/A1:
- a CDS encoding Uma2 family endonuclease codes for MVVAAQFQTYTVEEFLNLDLPEGQEYELIDGRISVMAEPSGEHENLRSELMVELRMESRRRQLGLLVHPKPVLQLGPKDTRKPDLIAINRDAWNRQTQSEAVLRESPSVVIEIVSTNWEEDYRHKPLWYAAFGVSELWIVDRYPNRKNPKIEEPTIAIGQLVTSRSILVEREYEFQSFRGKQRIESRVFPDLEITVEEIIGYGKGI; via the coding sequence ATGGTTGTTGCGGCGCAATTCCAGACTTATACCGTAGAAGAGTTTCTTAACCTAGACCTCCCGGAAGGACAGGAATACGAACTTATCGACGGAAGGATATCTGTGATGGCTGAACCTTCAGGGGAACACGAAAATCTGCGTTCCGAACTGATGGTAGAATTGCGAATGGAAAGCAGACGCCGCCAACTCGGACTGCTGGTGCATCCAAAACCCGTACTGCAATTAGGGCCAAAAGATACTCGCAAACCCGACTTGATTGCAATTAATCGCGATGCTTGGAATCGCCAGACTCAATCAGAAGCGGTATTGAGGGAATCACCCAGCGTTGTAATTGAAATTGTCAGCACGAATTGGGAAGAAGACTATCGGCATAAACCGCTGTGGTATGCTGCTTTTGGGGTAAGTGAGTTGTGGATTGTTGACCGCTATCCTAACCGCAAAAATCCTAAAATTGAGGAACCTACGATCGCGATCGGACAGTTGGTGACTTCGCGTAGTATTTTAGTGGAAAGAGAATATGAGTTTCAGAGTTTTAGAGGGAAACAGAGGATTGAGTCGCGGGTTTTCCCAGATTTAGAGATTACTGTTGAGGAGATTATTGGTTATGGGAAGGGGATTTGA
- a CDS encoding tetratricopeptide repeat protein, translated as MNRIHRTIAILGIATTLGSIAPVLQAQSKPSQSQSPTPTEAQSKPTRSNESTPTNDRPKPTQDGSTKPDPSTQSTPTDTESTPTEDRPTTPTGGESQPNSTESTPSTTPTTRPTPSTESTPPTTPTTRPTPSTESTPSTTPTTRPTPSTESTPRSNPGTEMSAVDLYNRGIEKAKQGDYRGAIEDYNAAIKLNPELTQAYVNRGYARYFLKDFQGAIDDSTEAIRLDPNNAKAYINRGNARDDLKQHQEAIEDYNQAIRLDPNDDKAYYNRGIAYNKLQKHQEALQDYARAIQIRPDFAEAFFNRGVTYYSLKNTQAALRDFQKAADLFRSQGNTQALQSTQEAIRTIQQTRT; from the coding sequence ATGAACCGTATTCACCGAACGATCGCAATTTTAGGCATCGCCACTACACTGGGTAGCATCGCACCTGTTCTTCAGGCTCAGTCAAAGCCAAGCCAGTCCCAGTCACCAACACCAACCGAGGCTCAGTCAAAGCCAACTCGCAGCAACGAATCAACGCCAACTAACGATCGGCCCAAGCCAACCCAAGATGGGTCAACAAAACCAGACCCCAGTACACAGTCTACTCCAACCGATACAGAATCAACACCAACCGAGGATCGACCAACAACCCCAACCGGGGGTGAGTCACAACCAAACAGCACAGAGTCAACCCCGTCAACTACTCCCACTACTAGGCCAACTCCCAGCACAGAGTCAACCCCGCCAACTACTCCCACTACTAGGCCAACTCCCAGCACAGAGTCAACCCCGTCAACTACTCCCACTACTAGGCCAACTCCCAGCACAGAGTCAACCCCAAGAAGCAATCCCGGAACAGAAATGAGTGCTGTGGACTTGTACAACCGGGGTATAGAAAAGGCTAAGCAAGGCGACTATAGAGGTGCGATCGAGGATTACAATGCGGCTATAAAGCTCAATCCCGAACTCACACAAGCCTACGTTAATAGGGGTTACGCTCGCTATTTTTTGAAGGATTTTCAAGGTGCGATCGATGACAGCACCGAAGCAATTCGGCTCGATCCAAATAATGCCAAAGCGTACATCAATCGGGGTAACGCTCGCGATGACCTTAAACAACATCAAGAAGCAATAGAGGATTACAACCAGGCAATACGCCTTGACCCAAATGATGATAAAGCTTACTACAACCGAGGTATTGCCTACAACAAACTGCAAAAACATCAAGAAGCACTTCAGGATTACGCTCGCGCTATCCAGATCAGGCCCGACTTTGCTGAAGCTTTCTTCAATCGCGGTGTTACTTACTACAGCCTCAAAAATACCCAAGCAGCGCTCAGGGATTTCCAAAAAGCAGCCGATCTTTTTCGCTCCCAAGGAAATACACAAGCTCTTCAATCTACACAGGAAGCAATTAGAACCATTCAGCAAACTAGAACTTGA
- a CDS encoding ATP-binding protein translates to MGRNSRRATQAGISEAEKALKRKGSTKQGLATEVGCGSNVISNFFNRTKIDNRFFKGICTALGLDEKKIVDLSEDAEPDIDDAHPFQTIIDNKTRDFVGREYVFAEIAKFINSKTNGYFTIIGDPGMGKSAILAKYVQDSGCVAHFNVENDQDNPPSKFLESVCKQLIKKYQLSYSLPLSADATSDGAFFKKLLDEVALKRNGKSVVIAVDALDEVDQSSQKNKNANILYLPRYLPKGIYFITTIRRGVDVPLVTDAPQQIFKLMDYQEQSSEDICTYIQNRVNGSEKIRQWIKKQKVTEEKFIDEIATRSENNFMYLVYVLYGIEEDIYPDLNLDSLPLGLQKYYEFHWQKMGMNDIPRSNVKINVIYHLAETRQPISCQLISEYIGETPLTVQDVLKEWLQFLHKRTLEGQVCYSIYHSDFWRFLHKHEIIEAAGVSIKKINKQKTDILWEAVFGDE, encoded by the coding sequence ATGGGAAGGAATTCGCGTCGCGCAACTCAAGCAGGTATTAGCGAAGCTGAAAAGGCTCTTAAGCGTAAGGGTTCGACAAAACAAGGTCTAGCCACAGAGGTTGGCTGTGGTTCTAATGTAATTTCCAATTTTTTCAATCGTACTAAAATTGACAATCGTTTTTTTAAGGGGATTTGCACGGCGCTTGGTCTAGATGAGAAAAAGATTGTTGATTTATCTGAAGATGCTGAACCCGATATAGATGATGCTCATCCTTTTCAGACGATAATCGATAATAAAACCAGGGATTTTGTCGGACGTGAATATGTGTTCGCGGAGATTGCAAAATTTATCAACAGCAAAACCAACGGCTATTTCACTATCATCGGCGATCCTGGGATGGGAAAAAGTGCGATTCTGGCAAAGTATGTACAGGACAGTGGGTGTGTGGCTCATTTCAATGTAGAAAATGACCAAGATAACCCCCCCTCTAAATTCCTAGAAAGTGTCTGCAAACAACTAATCAAAAAGTACCAGCTATCCTATTCCTTGCCTTTATCCGCTGATGCCACTAGCGACGGTGCTTTCTTCAAAAAATTGTTAGATGAAGTTGCCCTAAAAAGAAATGGTAAATCCGTAGTAATTGCCGTTGATGCCTTAGATGAAGTTGACCAATCCAGCCAAAAAAACAAAAATGCAAATATTCTTTACTTACCGCGTTATTTACCAAAGGGGATCTATTTTATAACAACGATTCGACGTGGAGTTGATGTACCATTGGTGACTGATGCGCCACAACAAATATTCAAGCTTATGGACTATCAAGAGCAAAGCAGTGAAGATATCTGTACCTATATTCAGAATCGAGTTAACGGTAGTGAAAAGATACGTCAATGGATTAAGAAACAGAAGGTGACAGAAGAGAAGTTTATTGATGAAATTGCCACTAGAAGTGAAAACAACTTCATGTATTTGGTCTATGTTTTGTATGGAATTGAGGAGGATATATATCCAGACTTGAATCTCGATAGTTTGCCTCTCGGCTTGCAAAAATACTATGAATTCCATTGGCAAAAAATGGGGATGAATGATATACCGCGCTCAAACGTCAAGATTAATGTTATTTACCATTTGGCAGAAACCCGTCAGCCGATTTCATGCCAGCTAATATCTGAGTATATTGGCGAAACTCCGTTAACAGTGCAGGATGTCTTAAAAGAATGGCTACAATTTTTACATAAGCGCACTCTTGAAGGTCAAGTTTGCTACAGCATCTATCACTCTGATTTTTGGAGGTTTTTACATAAACATGAAATTATAGAGGCAGCAGGGGTTTCGATTAAAAAAATTAACAAACAGAAAACAGATATTCTATGGGAGGCAGTCTTTGGAGATGAATGA
- a CDS encoding WD40 repeat domain-containing protein, which produces MPSYFAKQGEAKRLQSWLTNFDVLATKVSHKEFGVQPLIDDYELALHPDIEISEEIKKNLKLIQSATRLSANILTLDNIQLAGQLLGRLMSYETPDIQAMLEQAKQWKALPWLRPLTPSLTTPREPLLRTLTGSPFRVNQIAITADGKLAISASDNILQVWDLYRGAEVGTLTGHSSGVGTVAITRDGKLAVSGSSDQTLKVWDLDRGIEVKTLPGHTKTVTAVAITPDGKLAVSGSSDQTLKVWDLDRGVELATLTEHTNTVTAVAITPDGKLAVSGSSDQTLKVWDLDRGIEVKILTGHTNTVIAVAITSDGKLAVSGSFDKTFKIWDLDRGIEVRTFAECIWNETWNDTAVAITPDEKLAISVSDDILEVWDLHTGAKLQTLTGHTGTVMASAITPDGKLAVSASLDCTLKVWDLNTKGEPSTLTRHPRSVNGVAISPNGQVAVSALSGGTLKVWDLYTGVEVCTLTGHKYDVNAVAITPNGKWVVSASSDDTLKVWDLHTGVELRTLSGHTHWVTTVAITPDGQLAVSGSGDGTLKVWDLHTGVELRTLFRHNDWINAVAITPDGQLAVSALSKSLKVWDLHTGVELRTLMRHNNSVQTVAITPDGQLAISAEVNLKVWDLHTGAELHTLIGHTNWVWTLATTLDGRLVVSASEDGTLKVWNLNSGEVVATFNGDGALKCCAVAPDGVTIVAGEASGRLHFLRLEDYK; this is translated from the coding sequence ATGCCGAGTTATTTTGCAAAACAGGGAGAGGCAAAGCGATTGCAGAGTTGGTTAACCAATTTCGATGTCCTTGCGACTAAGGTTTCTCACAAAGAATTTGGAGTGCAGCCGCTAATTGATGACTATGAATTAGCTTTGCATCCTGATATTGAAATTTCTGAAGAGATAAAGAAGAATCTGAAATTAATTCAAAGTGCAACTAGGTTGTCTGCAAATATCCTGACTCTGGACAATATTCAGCTGGCAGGTCAACTACTAGGTCGCTTGATGTCTTATGAAACGCCTGATATTCAGGCAATGCTAGAGCAAGCAAAGCAGTGGAAAGCACTACCTTGGCTGCGCCCTTTGACTCCCAGCTTAACAACACCAAGAGAACCGTTGCTGCGTACCTTGACAGGCTCTCCTTTTCGGGTGAATCAAATTGCCATTACTGCCGATGGAAAACTTGCTATTTCAGCTTCAGATAATATTCTCCAAGTCTGGGATTTGTACAGAGGTGCTGAAGTAGGAACCCTTACCGGGCATAGCAGTGGGGTAGGAACAGTTGCTATTACTCGTGATGGAAAACTGGCTGTTTCAGGTTCATCAGATCAAACCCTGAAAGTTTGGGATTTGGATCGGGGTATTGAAGTGAAAACCCTGCCTGGGCATACCAAAACAGTAACAGCAGTTGCTATTACTCCTGATGGAAAACTAGCTGTTTCAGGTTCATCAGATCAAACTCTGAAAGTTTGGGATTTGGATCGGGGTGTAGAACTAGCAACCCTGACTGAGCATACCAATACGGTCACAGCAGTTGCTATTACTCCCGATGGAAAACTGGCTGTTTCAGGTTCATCAGATCAAACTCTGAAAGTTTGGGATTTGGATCGGGGTATTGAAGTGAAAATCCTAACTGGACATACTAACACAGTAATAGCAGTTGCTATTACTTCTGATGGAAAACTGGCTGTTTCAGGTTCATTCGATAAAACCTTCAAAATCTGGGATTTGGATCGGGGTATTGAAGTTCGTACTTTCGCTGAGTGTATCTGGAATGAAACCTGGAATGACACAGCAGTGGCCATTACGCCGGATGAGAAACTGGCTATTTCTGTTTCAGATGATATTCTCGAAGTCTGGGATTTACATACAGGTGCCAAACTACAAACCCTTACGGGACATACTGGAACAGTAATGGCCAGTGCTATTACACCGGATGGAAAACTGGCTGTTTCAGCTTCATTGGACTGTACTCTGAAAGTTTGGGATTTAAACACCAAGGGAGAACCTTCTACCCTCACCAGACATCCCAGATCGGTTAATGGAGTTGCCATTAGTCCTAATGGACAAGTAGCTGTTTCAGCTTTATCGGGTGGTACTCTCAAAGTTTGGGATTTATATACGGGTGTCGAAGTGTGTACACTCACCGGACATAAATATGATGTAAATGCAGTTGCCATTACTCCCAATGGAAAATGGGTTGTTTCAGCTTCATCCGATGATACTCTCAAAGTTTGGGATTTACATACGGGTGTCGAATTGCGTACACTATCTGGACATACTCATTGGGTAACTACAGTCGCTATTACACCAGATGGCCAACTAGCTGTTTCAGGTTCAGGAGATGGCACTCTCAAAGTTTGGGATTTACATACGGGCGTCGAATTGCGTACACTCTTTAGACATAATGATTGGATAAATGCAGTCGCTATTACTCCAGATGGCCAACTAGCTGTTTCAGCTTTATCCAAAAGTCTCAAAGTTTGGGATTTGCATACAGGTGTAGAACTGCGTACTCTTATGAGGCATAACAACTCGGTACAGACAGTTGCTATCACTCCAGATGGGCAACTGGCTATCTCAGCTGAAGTTAATCTGAAAGTTTGGGATTTGCATACAGGTGCCGAACTACATACTCTTATTGGGCATACGAATTGGGTGTGGACACTCGCTACAACTCTAGATGGGCGATTGGTTGTGTCAGCTTCAGAGGATGGGACTCTTAAAGTCTGGAATTTAAATAGTGGGGAAGTAGTTGCTACTTTCAATGGCGATGGTGCGTTAAAGTGCTGTGCAGTTGCACCCGATGGCGTAACAATAGTGGCAGGTGAAGCATCAGGAAGATTGCATTTTTTACGATTAGAAGATTATAAATAA